A stretch of Candidatus Margulisiibacteriota bacterium DNA encodes these proteins:
- the accD gene encoding acetyl-CoA carboxylase, carboxyltransferase subunit beta, giving the protein MSILEWFATKNSACKIETSKLDIPGNLWIKCIACGETLYSKDFEQNLKVCPKCSHHYRLTCHERLSITVDEGSFIEIDKNLSPADSLEFSDIKSYKDRIIEAKKKTGLNDAVITGEAKINGTDIAIGIMDFGYMGGSMGSVVGEKITRVIELATKKQLPVIIMSSSGGARMQEGMNSLMQMAKTSAAIYRHKQQKLLFISVLLDPTTGGTTASFSMLGDLNISEPNALIGFAGARVIEQTIKQKLPKDFQRSEYLQEHGMIDHILPRNEMKCFISNIIETTAFYKKQLVTEEE; this is encoded by the coding sequence ATGTCTATCCTAGAATGGTTTGCTACTAAAAATAGCGCATGTAAGATTGAAACATCTAAGCTAGATATTCCAGGAAATCTCTGGATTAAGTGTATTGCGTGTGGCGAAACACTATATAGTAAAGATTTTGAGCAAAACCTGAAGGTTTGTCCCAAGTGTTCCCATCACTATAGATTAACTTGTCATGAGAGGTTAAGCATTACAGTAGACGAGGGTTCTTTCATTGAAATCGACAAAAACCTTTCTCCTGCTGACTCTTTAGAATTTTCCGACATCAAATCCTATAAAGATAGAATCATTGAAGCCAAGAAAAAAACTGGTCTCAATGATGCCGTTATTACTGGAGAAGCTAAAATCAATGGAACTGATATTGCTATAGGTATTATGGATTTTGGTTATATGGGAGGCAGTATGGGCTCCGTAGTTGGAGAAAAAATAACAAGAGTCATTGAATTAGCAACGAAGAAACAATTGCCAGTTATTATTATGTCTTCTTCTGGTGGAGCTAGGATGCAAGAAGGGATGAATTCGCTGATGCAAATGGCAAAAACATCTGCTGCCATATATAGACACAAACAACAAAAACTACTATTTATCTCTGTGCTTCTTGATCCTACAACAGGAGGAACTACTGCTTCTTTTTCTATGCTTGGTGATTTAAATATTTCTGAACCAAACGCGCTAATCGGTTTTGCCGGTGCCAGAGTTATTGAGCAAACCATTAAGCAAAAGCTACCAAAAGACTTCCAAAGAAGCGAGTATTTACAAGAGCATGGAATGATAGACCATATATTACCTAGGAACGAAATGAAATGCTTTATTTCTAATATCATTGAAACAACTGCTTTTTATAAAAAGCAACTTGTAACGGAGGAAGAATAA